The region CGCGCAATTCATGAGGAACTGCGCGCAAAGCCTCTTCGGATAACGAAGCTACCATCGGCAAGATCATGATACCGACGACGATGCTCGCGCTTAAAGCATTATAAATCGGCAAATCCGGAATCAAAGTCTTCTGAAGAAGAGGAGTTACGAACGATACTGCGAAGAAACCATACACAATCGTGGGAATTCCTGCGAGCAGTTCCAAAACGGGTTTTATGATGTTTCTCGCCCGAGCGGAAGCATATTCACTCAAATACACCGCAGAAAACAAACCTATGGGAATCGCGAGTAAACCTGCTCCCACTGCAATCTGAAGGGTTCCAGCTACCAGAGGAAGCACACCGAAAGACCGTGGAGGCTGCCAATTCGTTCCGGTGAGAAACTCGGTAAGCGACACATTCTTAAAAAATCCCCAGGATTGCGAAATCAAAACATAAACGATTGCGAGTGTCGTAAAAATACTGATGCCCGCACACAGAAACGTTAGGGCACGAGCAATACGCTCGCGCCATTTTCGGAGAGATATACTCGTTAGATTGTTCTGAAAAACTTTATCTTGTTGATGAACTGCTTTATCCTCCTTGGGCATAGAGTTTTCTGAGATCTGCACCGACATGGGGAATTCCCTCGAATACAGAGCCGGTCATTCCTGCTCGGAAACGTTCCAAAACCGCAGCGTAAACTTCATCGGGCAATGGCATATATCCTTCCGCTCGAATTAGTTCTCTTCCTTCTTCGCTCAGATAAAACTCGACAAACGCTTTCACTTCCGGTCTTTCCGCTGCTTTTTTACTTACATAAATAAATAGTGGCCTACTGAGAGGTTGATACTCGCCACTTTGCACAGTTTCCGGTGAGGGTGCGACAGGACCTTTGCCGTTATCAATTGGCACAACGCGAAGTTTGTCTTTATTTTGCTCGTAATATGCGTACCCGAAATACCCCAATGCATTCGGGTCGCCGCTTACGCCGGTGACGAGGAAATTATCGTCTTCGCTCGCTTGATAATCTTGACGCGATTCTTTTTTTGTTTTTAGAATCGCCTCGCAAAAATAATCGAACGTTCCAGAGTCTCTTCCCGGACCATATAACTTGATTTCTTTATTCGGGAAAGTAGGACGAACGTCGCTCCACTTTTTGACTTTGCTTCCAGGCTCCCAAATACGTTTTAACTCTTCGACGGTCAAATAATCTACGAAAGTATTTTTAGGATTTACGACGACGCTCAATCCATCGTATCCGATAGGAATTTCGATGAATTCTATGCCGTTTTGTTTGGCTTTCTCGATTTCCTCTGGCTCGATGGGGCGGGAAGCATCGCTTATGTCAATTTCTCCGACGACGAATTTCTTGAAACCTCCACCTGTTCCACTGGTCTTCACGACCACTTTGACATTAGGGGCGATGTTAGCGAATTCTTCTGCAACCGCCGAGGAGACGGGGGCTACCGTGCTCGAGCCGTCTATGTTAATCGTTCCGGATAACTGCTGGGCGTTTTCTGTGAGTGAAGTCGTTTGACTTTCCATTTTAGGTTGACAGCCGAAAAAAAGAAATATAGGCGCGGTTCCGATAATGGGCAAGATTTTGAATATGTGTTTGTTCATGGTTCCTCTTCAGTTTCGCTGCTCTGCAGCACAAGCACAAGATACCGAACTCTCATTGCATATTTTCAATTCTTTCGACAGCATTTAACATTTTCTTTACAATGCATTTTCTTCGCAATCCGCTGTAATTTCCGTAAGTGGATGGCTTTTTTACTTTCCGATGCAAAAATCTCGAAACACTTTCTCGATGATTTCCTCGGTCGCCGTGCGTCCCGTTATTCTGCCTATTGCTTGCAATGCTCCATGTAAATCCACGCAAACTAAGTCTGTCGGTAAATCCGAAAGAAGTGTCTCCGCGGCATGCAACAAAGATTTTTTCGCCTCTTGCAAATCGTTTATATGTCTTTCGTTTACGAGCGGAATCTCGCCACCCGTTTCGAACTCTCGTATCAATTCTTTCCCCAAATCGTCGAGACCCTCTCCTGAAAGCGCGCTGACCAACGAATGTTCTTTCGAAACAGTTTCCGCAATACCCAAATCTATTTTATTCGCAACAAAAAGACCTGGTTTGCGTTCGAGTTCATGATAAAGTTCTTCGTCTTCTCGCGTCCAACCGACGTTTGCTTCGTACAAGAACATTACTAAATCTGCGTTTCGAATCGCTTGCTTCGAGCGCTCGACTCCCATTTGTTCTACTTTGTCTTTCGTCTCCCGAATCCCTGCTGTATCTGTCAGCACGACGGGAAAACCTTCGATGGAAACCGTTTCTTCGATGGTGTCTCGTGTGGTTCCAGGAATCTCCGTAACGATTGCTCGCTCCATCCCTAATAATGCATTCATCAAAGAAGATTTCCCTACATTCGGTCTTCCTACCACCGCAATGCGAATTCCCTCACGGAAGAGTCTTGCTCGTTTCGCGCTTTCGAGCAGAGTGTTCATTTCTTCAAGAACTGCGATGAGTTCGTCATGAACTTGCTTACGATTCAAATCTCCAATTTCTTCCGAAAAGTCTATTGTCGCCTCAGCAAGCGCAAGTTGATTCGCAATTCTTTCTTCGAGACGGGAAATGGCTTCCGATAATTTTCCTTCGCGCAAAAGCCGCGCACGGATTTCCTGCGCATGCGTTGCCACTGCAACTGTTTCTGCAACCGCCTCTGCTTGGGTGAGATCTATACGACCGTTCATGAAAGCGCGCTCCGTGAATTCTCCAGGGCGCGCAAAACGAGCGCCCAAATCTTGGATAGCATTCACGATACGCCTTACGATTAACGGGCTTCCATGGCAACTCATTTCGAAGAGCGATTCTTCGGTGTAACTTTTCCCTTCTTCGAAAAGAATCAAAAACCCTTCGTCTATTTTTTCATTCCGGAAAACGATGTCGCCGAAATAGCAATGACGCGGTTTCCATGGAGGACTTTCTTTGCAGCGGAAAATACGTTCTGCGATCTCCCATGCTTTAGGACCGGAGACTCGAATCCACGCCACCGGAGCCCGAAAAGGTCCCGTTATCGGCGCCACGATAGTGTCTGATAAGTTGTGCACGAGTTAAATTCTGAACGAATCAACTCCTCCCCCGAATTCCCGGTTAGCGAGACCTTCGTATCTTGCGAACTAAAACAGTTCCTAAAAGAAACGCGCAAGCCGATAAAAGAAAGATGAGTTGATATCCGAAGCCATCCGCCAGGCGATTTCCCCAATCCAGAAGCATTCCCGACACTCCGGTGAGCACTTGAGGGGTTGCGATGCTCGATTGCCAAAGACCCATGTCCTTTGCGAGTTCCTCGCGATTCGGCATCACGTCCGACGCTAAAGCCCATTCCGCGGACTGATTCATGCCATAAGCCACGCCGAAAACAACCGCCAAAGAAACCAACAGCCCGAAATGAGGATAGAAAATAAAAGGAGGAATCGTCGCAGCCATAATCAGCCCCGAAATCATGATGACTCGCTTACGCCCAATCGTGTCCGTGAGTTTTCCGCCAATCAGCGCACCTATCCCCCCCATGAAAGAAATGGAAAGCGCTAACATGAACATCGTGATTTTCGCAGCCTCTTCTTTCGAGCCTAAATGCGCTGGGTCTGCAATCGTCCATCCGAGAATTTTGTAATCCCTTACCCTATCTATTAAAAAATACAGTAAATAAATCGAAATCAAATAAAACCCCAGTGCGTTCAAAAACCGGGTAAACCACATCCAACGAAAATCCGCATCCTTCCATGGCTGAATCCATGCCTTATAGAAACTGTTCGATTTCGGTTTCTCGAATCCGGGCTCCTCGCGAACGCTCAATAAAGTAATCAAAGCGCAAAGAATCGTGACGATTGCTATCGCAACATATATTTTGAACACATCCCGCAAAACCAACGCGATAATCCCCCCCGTGACTTGCGCCGATAGACGCAAAAGCCCTAAAATTCCGCTCGCGCGACCTCGTTCCTCCTCGGAAACTAACGCAGGAATCAAACTGCTGTACGGTCCTTGCCCGATGTCGTCCGCAACTTGCAGAAACAAATATCCTATTACGATTACGAAATATTGTTTCGGATTCGCTAAAATCATGAGAGCGACGACCGTAAGCGCCGCACCGATCGCGACGAAAGGTTTCCATCTTCCGAAACGAGTTCTTACACGGTCGCTTAGAAAACCGAAAAGACTCGGTCCTATCATCGCCCAAATAGCACCGAGCATCACAACCCTTCCCCAAAACTTCCCTTTCTCCCCACCCGGAACGAGCTGCTCTACTTGACCGGGCAAAATTACGGAAAGGAGCACGAACCATTTCAGGCTCGTCGAAAACCAGTAAGCCGAAAGCCCGAAATGCCACAGAAGGCTTCTCCTCGGAAGTGCGTGGCTCATTTGTCTATTCTGTTGTAAAGACGCTCTGCCCCGCCGTGAAATGGTAGGTACTATCAACAGATAATCCCGAAATGCTCAATAACCACAGCAGGTTAGTTCTCGTCGTTCTCCAATTCGAAAAAATGTGACTTTGAAAATTTTAGTGCCGAATAACAAATGCACGATGTCCATGCTTTTTGCATTCAGATCCAGAACAATGCAAGACTAAGTTTTCGTATTACATAGATGAGAAGGTGAACAACTATGATTGAAAGAGAAATCGGAAAGGTAACGCACTATTTCGGCAAAATCAGCGTCGCCGCCCTCGACATAACCGAGCCCCTAAGGGTCGGAGATGTCATCCACATCAAAGGGCACACGACCGACCTCACTCAACGCGTAGAGTCCATGCAGGTAGAGCATAGAGACGTGCAAGAGGCTAAACCCGGAGAGAGCGTCGCCATAAAGGTTCTCGACCACGTTCGCGAGCACGACGTGGTGTATAAAGTGGAGGAGTAG is a window of Fimbriimonadales bacterium DNA encoding:
- a CDS encoding PstS family phosphate ABC transporter substrate-binding protein; protein product: MNKHIFKILPIIGTAPIFLFFGCQPKMESQTTSLTENAQQLSGTINIDGSSTVAPVSSAVAEEFANIAPNVKVVVKTSGTGGGFKKFVVGEIDISDASRPIEPEEIEKAKQNGIEFIEIPIGYDGLSVVVNPKNTFVDYLTVEELKRIWEPGSKVKKWSDVRPTFPNKEIKLYGPGRDSGTFDYFCEAILKTKKESRQDYQASEDDNFLVTGVSGDPNALGYFGYAYYEQNKDKLRVVPIDNGKGPVAPSPETVQSGEYQPLSRPLFIYVSKKAAERPEVKAFVEFYLSEEGRELIRAEGYMPLPDEVYAAVLERFRAGMTGSVFEGIPHVGADLRKLYAQGG
- the pstC gene encoding phosphate ABC transporter permease subunit PstC, whose translation is MPKEDKAVHQQDKVFQNNLTSISLRKWRERIARALTFLCAGISIFTTLAIVYVLISQSWGFFKNVSLTEFLTGTNWQPPRSFGVLPLVAGTLQIAVGAGLLAIPIGLFSAVYLSEYASARARNIIKPVLELLAGIPTIVYGFFAVSFVTPLLQKTLIPDLPIYNALSASIVVGIMILPMVASLSEEALRAVPHELREGGLALGATKGEVVRGIVIPGALSGVMSAFLLALSRAVGETMAVTLAAGAQPNLTLDPRESIETMSAYIVLVSQGEAPYGSLEYQTIFAVGLYLFAITLVINLLALRLVTKYRQKYT
- the mnmE gene encoding tRNA uridine-5-carboxymethylaminomethyl(34) synthesis GTPase MnmE codes for the protein MHNLSDTIVAPITGPFRAPVAWIRVSGPKAWEIAERIFRCKESPPWKPRHCYFGDIVFRNEKIDEGFLILFEEGKSYTEESLFEMSCHGSPLIVRRIVNAIQDLGARFARPGEFTERAFMNGRIDLTQAEAVAETVAVATHAQEIRARLLREGKLSEAISRLEERIANQLALAEATIDFSEEIGDLNRKQVHDELIAVLEEMNTLLESAKRARLFREGIRIAVVGRPNVGKSSLMNALLGMERAIVTEIPGTTRDTIEETVSIEGFPVVLTDTAGIRETKDKVEQMGVERSKQAIRNADLVMFLYEANVGWTREDEELYHELERKPGLFVANKIDLGIAETVSKEHSLVSALSGEGLDDLGKELIREFETGGEIPLVNERHINDLQEAKKSLLHAAETLLSDLPTDLVCVDLHGALQAIGRITGRTATEEIIEKVFRDFCIGK
- a CDS encoding MFS transporter — protein: MSHALPRRSLLWHFGLSAYWFSTSLKWFVLLSVILPGQVEQLVPGGEKGKFWGRVVMLGAIWAMIGPSLFGFLSDRVRTRFGRWKPFVAIGAALTVVALMILANPKQYFVIVIGYLFLQVADDIGQGPYSSLIPALVSEEERGRASGILGLLRLSAQVTGGIIALVLRDVFKIYVAIAIVTILCALITLLSVREEPGFEKPKSNSFYKAWIQPWKDADFRWMWFTRFLNALGFYLISIYLLYFLIDRVRDYKILGWTIADPAHLGSKEEAAKITMFMLALSISFMGGIGALIGGKLTDTIGRKRVIMISGLIMAATIPPFIFYPHFGLLVSLAVVFGVAYGMNQSAEWALASDVMPNREELAKDMGLWQSSIATPQVLTGVSGMLLDWGNRLADGFGYQLIFLLSACAFLLGTVLVRKIRRSR